One window of Chryseobacterium indologenes genomic DNA carries:
- a CDS encoding thioredoxin fold domain-containing protein has product MKKIISGISIFCAITISAQEAIQFQELPFKDIIAKAKKEKKLVFIDAYASWCGPCKMMEKNVFTQKSVSDYYNTNFINARFDMEKGEGRDIASKFGVRSYPTYLFLNGEGELVSRNTGYMEESMFVAMAQDINSPGNKKGSLKDRFASGEKDPEFLTNIMKLNANSDYDFAKKASERYFQNKKKTEELTKDEIGFLLYFVKSSEDPNYTVFASRKAEIIKFLPEETYNEFDAQLKLGKVVEQSIDDKNKKINDDYFLKTAEPLVGKEAALKKLNQTKLSYYEQNSNFPEYEKAALDYYKNSDSFDPNELLRAAWIFADHVKTPSSLKKATEWAEKSVMRSETSENTYILAKLYNLTGNKEMAKNYAEMSKNIAVQGNKDSQLADELLKQIK; this is encoded by the coding sequence ATGAAGAAGATCATCTCCGGGATATCTATTTTTTGTGCCATCACTATTTCTGCTCAAGAAGCTATCCAGTTTCAGGAGCTGCCATTCAAGGATATTATTGCCAAAGCCAAAAAGGAAAAGAAATTGGTTTTCATTGATGCATATGCTTCCTGGTGTGGACCATGTAAAATGATGGAGAAAAATGTTTTCACCCAGAAATCCGTGAGTGATTATTACAATACCAATTTCATCAATGCAAGATTTGATATGGAAAAAGGAGAAGGCAGAGACATCGCTTCCAAATTTGGAGTACGTTCCTATCCTACTTATCTTTTCCTGAACGGTGAAGGAGAGCTTGTGTCGAGAAATACCGGTTATATGGAAGAGAGCATGTTTGTGGCTATGGCTCAGGATATCAATTCACCGGGAAACAAAAAAGGATCTCTTAAAGATCGTTTTGCCAGTGGTGAAAAGGATCCGGAATTCCTGACCAATATTATGAAGCTGAATGCCAACTCAGATTATGATTTTGCCAAAAAAGCTTCCGAAAGATATTTTCAGAATAAAAAGAAAACCGAGGAACTTACAAAAGATGAAATCGGCTTTCTGCTCTATTTCGTAAAGTCGTCAGAAGATCCCAATTATACTGTTTTCGCATCCAGAAAAGCAGAAATCATTAAATTTCTTCCTGAAGAAACCTACAATGAATTTGATGCTCAGCTGAAATTGGGAAAAGTAGTAGAACAGTCTATTGATGATAAAAATAAAAAAATCAATGATGATTATTTTTTAAAGACTGCTGAACCATTGGTAGGAAAAGAAGCTGCTCTTAAAAAACTGAACCAGACTAAACTGAGCTATTATGAGCAGAACAGTAATTTTCCTGAATACGAAAAAGCGGCTTTAGACTATTATAAAAATTCTGATTCATTTGATCCTAATGAACTTTTAAGAGCTGCCTGGATATTTGCAGATCATGTGAAAACACCCTCTTCATTAAAAAAAGCTACAGAATGGGCAGAAAAATCTGTCATGAGAAGCGAAACCTCAGAAAACACTTATATTCTTGCCAAACTCTATAATCTTACAGGAAATAAGGAGATGGCAAAAAACTATGCTGAAATGTCTAAAAATATAGCAGTTCAGGGCAATAAGGATTCTCAACTTGCAGATGAATTATTAAAGCAAATAAAATAA
- a CDS encoding DUF3575 domain-containing protein, with product MKYKLLAAGILAFLSAGTVRAQEQEQGRQEKSLYIKGNALFAPIGILNLGIEKQISPKYTLQGDVFISPWKSFSGHELQFYSVSAEGRYYFNEAFKHWYVGANIGFAAYNASKWNYWNDDTFENWNGETLRNSNLYQRGFSVMLGVTAGYQFQLSERWNLDIYGTVGTSQGFYKGYDRTTGRRYDSAEKFNKSGEIIPYRGGVMISYKLK from the coding sequence ATGAAATATAAATTATTAGCAGCAGGCATTTTAGCTTTCCTGTCAGCAGGCACAGTACGTGCTCAAGAACAGGAACAAGGAAGACAGGAGAAAAGTTTATACATAAAAGGAAATGCTTTATTTGCTCCGATAGGAATTTTAAACCTGGGAATAGAAAAACAAATAAGCCCAAAATATACGCTTCAGGGAGATGTTTTCATTTCACCATGGAAATCTTTCTCAGGACATGAATTACAGTTTTATTCTGTATCTGCAGAAGGAAGATACTATTTTAATGAAGCTTTCAAGCACTGGTATGTAGGAGCCAACATAGGTTTTGCGGCCTACAATGCTTCAAAATGGAATTACTGGAATGATGATACTTTTGAAAACTGGAATGGAGAAACTCTCCGCAACTCTAATCTGTATCAAAGAGGATTCTCTGTTATGCTGGGGGTTACAGCAGGATATCAATTTCAGTTATCTGAACGATGGAATCTAGATATTTATGGAACCGTAGGAACATCACAAGGATTTTACAAGGGATATGACCGTACCACAGGAAGACGTTATGATTCTGCTGAGAAATTCAATAAAAGCGGTGAAATCATCCCATACAGAGGAGGGGTAATGATTTCTTATAAATTAAAATAA
- a CDS encoding exo-beta-N-acetylmuramidase NamZ family protein has translation MNLDFKIKNLLLICLIFLGVFNQYYSQTQVQSDFKTGADQPEMYLPLLKNKTIGVVTNQTGLMSDKTHLVDFLVKKGIKIKSIFAPEHGFRGDADAGAKVKNGVDIKTGIPIVSLYGNNKKPKPEQLAGIDIVIFDIQDVGVRFYTYISTLSYLMEAGAENNVEIMVLDRPNPHDGYTDGPVLRKKWASFVGMHEVPVVYGLTIGEYGKMVNGEKWLKNGVQAKYTLIQMKNYHKKQRYPMLDKPSPNLPNDKAINLYPSLCFFEGTQVSVGRGTDLPFQIYGSPWTENLPYQFTPKPSYGAKDPFLNGKLCYGENLSEYPKDLRELNLEWVIKAYQNYKNPQQDFFLKNLWFDTLSGTDSFRKQIIDGKSIQEIKNSWKTDLESFEKIRTRYVVYED, from the coding sequence ATGAATTTAGATTTCAAAATTAAAAATTTACTTCTGATTTGCCTAATTTTTTTAGGAGTATTCAATCAATATTATTCCCAGACTCAAGTTCAATCGGATTTTAAAACCGGGGCAGACCAGCCTGAAATGTATTTACCACTCTTAAAAAATAAGACGATAGGGGTAGTAACCAACCAGACGGGTTTGATGAGTGACAAAACTCATTTAGTAGATTTTCTGGTAAAAAAAGGAATAAAGATCAAATCGATTTTTGCTCCTGAACATGGTTTCAGAGGAGATGCTGATGCGGGTGCAAAAGTGAAAAATGGTGTAGACATAAAAACAGGGATCCCGATTGTTTCCCTGTATGGAAATAATAAAAAACCAAAGCCTGAGCAGCTGGCCGGAATTGATATTGTTATTTTTGATATCCAGGATGTTGGAGTAAGATTCTATACCTATATTTCCACTCTGTCTTATCTGATGGAAGCAGGTGCTGAAAATAATGTTGAGATCATGGTATTGGATCGTCCCAATCCGCATGACGGATATACTGACGGACCTGTATTGAGAAAAAAATGGGCAAGTTTTGTAGGAATGCATGAAGTTCCTGTAGTTTACGGGCTTACAATAGGAGAGTATGGAAAAATGGTAAATGGAGAAAAATGGCTGAAAAATGGGGTTCAGGCTAAATATACCCTTATTCAGATGAAGAATTATCATAAAAAGCAACGTTACCCGATGCTTGATAAACCTTCTCCGAATTTACCCAATGATAAAGCAATCAATTTATATCCAAGCCTTTGTTTTTTTGAAGGAACTCAGGTTTCTGTAGGAAGAGGAACAGATCTGCCTTTCCAGATTTATGGTTCTCCATGGACGGAAAATCTTCCTTACCAGTTTACACCAAAGCCAAGCTATGGTGCTAAAGATCCATTCCTGAACGGAAAACTGTGTTATGGCGAAAATCTTTCAGAATATCCGAAGGACTTAAGAGAACTCAACCTTGAATGGGTAATCAAAGCGTATCAGAATTATAAAAATCCTCAGCAGGATTTCTTCCTTAAAAATCTTTGGTTTGATACCCTTTCCGGAACTGATAGTTTCAGAAAACAGATCATTGATGGAAAATCAATTCAGGAAATTAAAAATTCCTGGAAAACAGATCTGGAAAGTTTCGAAAAGATCAGAACCCGGTATGTGGTGTATGAAGATTAA
- a CDS encoding ABC transporter permease encodes MKFPLYFSRKIAFSKDNKNNLSRVIIFIGRLSVALGIIVSLITVATGFGSKKAIKERLADFSGHITVRSTRSNSSYNTSVLDNQGLNIAKIKELPDVESIQKYVTVTGIMRNEHNFAGIIFKGIGKDFDSLRFKKFLIAGTTPKVTEKGFNNDVAISQKVANDLHLKVNDSIVTVFLKADQKPLYRKFRVIGIYRTDIKLIDEQFVIGGINHARKIQDMKPDEIGGIDIFLKDVNDIDKDFPDIEKLIGYKNYAEKATEKFPQITDWISIFDTNIALIIIIMLIVVVINIIMVLLILIIERTNSIGLLKTLGASNSQIRATFINYTLIIMIPGLLYGNAIGLGLILIQKFFGVIKLNPENYYVSTVPVDLNPIAIISISLGILLISGLALIIPSYLISKISPVKVIKYN; translated from the coding sequence TTGAAATTTCCTTTATATTTCTCTAGAAAAATAGCATTTTCCAAAGATAACAAAAATAACCTTTCAAGGGTTATCATCTTCATTGGCAGGCTTTCCGTAGCATTGGGGATTATTGTTTCCTTAATTACCGTAGCCACCGGTTTTGGTTCAAAAAAAGCTATTAAAGAGAGGCTGGCAGATTTCAGCGGACACATTACGGTAAGATCAACGCGCTCAAATTCCTCTTATAATACTTCCGTACTTGATAATCAGGGACTCAATATTGCAAAAATAAAAGAACTTCCCGATGTGGAAAGTATTCAGAAATATGTTACGGTTACCGGAATTATGCGTAATGAACACAATTTTGCGGGAATTATATTCAAGGGAATCGGAAAAGATTTTGACAGTTTACGATTTAAAAAATTCCTTATCGCCGGTACTACGCCGAAAGTTACTGAGAAAGGCTTCAACAATGACGTTGCTATTTCGCAAAAAGTAGCCAATGATCTACATCTTAAAGTAAATGACAGTATTGTTACGGTATTTTTAAAAGCTGATCAAAAACCACTTTACCGTAAATTCAGAGTAATCGGAATTTACAGAACTGATATCAAGCTCATTGACGAACAATTTGTTATTGGCGGTATTAATCATGCAAGAAAAATTCAGGATATGAAGCCTGATGAAATTGGTGGTATAGATATCTTCCTGAAGGATGTAAATGATATCGATAAAGATTTTCCTGACATTGAAAAATTGATCGGCTATAAAAACTACGCTGAAAAAGCTACTGAGAAATTCCCGCAGATCACGGACTGGATCAGTATTTTTGACACGAATATAGCATTGATCATTATCATCATGCTGATTGTAGTGGTTATCAATATCATCATGGTTCTTCTTATTCTTATTATTGAAAGAACAAATTCTATTGGTCTTCTTAAAACATTGGGTGCAAGCAATTCACAGATAAGAGCTACCTTCATCAATTATACCCTGATCATTATGATTCCGGGGCTTTTGTATGGAAATGCTATCGGACTGGGACTTATTTTGATCCAGAAATTCTTTGGAGTCATAAAGCTTAACCCGGAAAACTATTATGTAAGTACAGTTCCGGTAGACCTTAATCCTATCGCAATTATTTCGATCTCGTTGGGAATTCTTCTTATTTCAGGATTGGCTTTAATTATTCCTAGTTACCTGATCAGCAAGATTTCTCCTGTGAAAGTTATTAAGTATAACTAA
- a CDS encoding PLP-dependent cysteine synthase family protein, with protein sequence MKYAKNILETIGNTPLVKLNKVLGEDFPALVLAKVETFNPGNSVKDRMALKMIEDAEKDGRLKPGGTIIEGTSGNTGMGLALAAIIKGYKCIFVTNSKQSKEKCDILRAVGAEVIVCPTDVKPTDPRSYYSVSKRLAKETENGWYVNQYDNLSNRAAHYESTAPEIWEQTEGNLTHFVVGAGTGGTITGCGTFFKEKNPNIKVIGVDTYGSILKEFHETGELHYDHAYTYITEGIGEDIIPENYDMSVIDHFEKVTDKDGAIYARKLAKEEGIFCGYSAGSAIASLIQMKDQFTKDDVIVVLLHDHGSRYVGKIYNDEWMKEMGWLEENKEG encoded by the coding sequence ATGAAATACGCAAAAAATATCCTTGAAACTATAGGTAACACGCCGCTGGTAAAGCTTAACAAAGTATTAGGTGAAGATTTCCCGGCATTGGTATTAGCAAAAGTAGAGACCTTCAATCCTGGAAACTCAGTAAAGGACAGAATGGCTCTTAAGATGATAGAAGATGCCGAAAAAGACGGCAGATTAAAACCTGGAGGAACCATCATTGAAGGAACTTCCGGAAATACAGGAATGGGATTGGCACTGGCAGCCATCATCAAAGGCTACAAATGTATTTTTGTAACCAATTCCAAGCAGTCAAAAGAAAAGTGTGATATTCTTCGTGCTGTAGGAGCTGAGGTAATTGTCTGCCCTACTGACGTAAAACCTACTGACCCGCGTTCTTATTACTCAGTATCCAAAAGACTGGCAAAAGAAACGGAAAACGGATGGTATGTTAACCAATATGACAACTTATCCAACAGAGCGGCTCATTATGAGTCTACAGCTCCTGAGATCTGGGAACAGACTGAAGGAAACCTGACTCACTTTGTGGTAGGAGCCGGAACAGGAGGTACCATTACAGGATGCGGAACTTTCTTCAAAGAGAAGAATCCAAACATCAAAGTAATTGGTGTGGATACCTACGGTTCTATTCTGAAAGAATTCCACGAAACTGGTGAACTTCACTACGATCATGCTTACACTTACATTACAGAAGGTATCGGGGAAGATATTATTCCTGAAAACTATGACATGTCTGTAATTGATCATTTTGAAAAAGTTACAGATAAAGACGGTGCCATCTATGCTAGAAAACTGGCTAAGGAAGAAGGAATTTTCTGTGGATATTCTGCAGGAAGTGCTATTGCTTCTTTGATTCAGATGAAAGATCAGTTCACTAAAGATGATGTGATCGTCGTTTTACTTCATGACCATGGTTCAAGATATGTAGGAAAAATCTACAATGACGAATGGATGAAAGAAATGGGTTGGCTGGAAGAAAATAAAGAAGGGTAA
- a CDS encoding chaperone modulator CbpM, whose translation MSERISREELVRIYNIEITFFDELVDYGLLNIQIEDNIHYLMYDDLPDLEKFANWYYDLEVNLPGLEVIHNMLKKLDALNRRNRELMNKLSAISDQYEDI comes from the coding sequence ATGAGTGAAAGAATATCACGGGAAGAACTCGTAAGAATCTATAATATAGAAATCACTTTTTTTGATGAGCTTGTAGACTATGGGCTGCTGAATATACAGATTGAAGACAATATCCATTATCTGATGTATGATGATCTGCCCGATCTGGAAAAATTTGCCAACTGGTATTATGATCTCGAAGTCAATCTTCCCGGTCTTGAAGTGATTCACAATATGCTGAAAAAACTGGATGCACTAAACCGCAGAAACAGGGAGCTGATGAATAAACTTTCGGCAATAAGTGATCAATATGAAGATATTTAG
- a CDS encoding DnaJ C-terminal domain-containing protein, which yields MAYIDYYKILGVDKNATQDDIKKAYRKQARKLHPDLNPDDKEAERQFKELNEANEVLSNPENRSKYDKYGEHWKHGEEYEKAQQQQQRQYQQQSYGGGFSGADFGEGEDFSDFFQNMFGGAGGGFGKSSRGRASGKFKGQDIKAELNLNLRDAAKTHPQTFDINGKKVRITIPAGVYDGQQIKLKGHGNPGINGGPSGDLYITFNIPADPDFERIGDDLKTKVTIDLYTAVLGGEVNVNTLEGSVKLKVKPETQTGITVRLKGKGFPVYKKEGEHGDLFVTYEVKLPINLTEKQKELFEQLKNS from the coding sequence ATGGCTTATATAGATTACTATAAAATTTTAGGCGTAGATAAAAACGCAACACAGGATGATATTAAAAAGGCCTACCGGAAACAGGCCCGGAAACTTCATCCCGATCTGAACCCTGATGATAAGGAAGCAGAAAGACAGTTCAAAGAATTGAATGAAGCCAATGAAGTGCTCAGCAATCCGGAAAACAGATCTAAATACGACAAGTACGGAGAACACTGGAAACACGGCGAAGAATACGAAAAAGCTCAACAGCAACAGCAAAGACAATATCAGCAGCAAAGTTATGGCGGCGGATTCTCCGGTGCTGATTTTGGTGAAGGAGAAGATTTTTCAGATTTCTTCCAGAATATGTTCGGTGGAGCAGGCGGTGGATTTGGTAAAAGTTCAAGAGGAAGGGCTTCCGGAAAATTTAAAGGCCAGGATATAAAAGCAGAATTGAATCTGAATCTGAGAGATGCCGCGAAAACCCATCCACAAACTTTTGATATTAATGGAAAGAAAGTCAGAATCACAATTCCTGCAGGAGTATATGACGGACAGCAGATCAAACTGAAAGGACATGGAAATCCAGGGATAAACGGAGGGCCAAGCGGAGATTTATATATCACCTTCAATATCCCAGCAGATCCGGATTTTGAAAGAATCGGGGATGACCTGAAAACCAAGGTAACAATTGATCTGTATACCGCTGTTTTAGGAGGAGAAGTGAATGTAAATACTCTGGAAGGGAGTGTAAAGCTTAAAGTAAAACCTGAAACCCAAACAGGAATCACCGTAAGATTGAAAGGAAAAGGCTTTCCTGTCTATAAAAAAGAAGGAGAACACGGAGATCTTTTTGTAACCTACGAAGTGAAACTGCCAATCAACCTTACCGAGAAGCAGAAAGAACTTTTTGAACAACTTAAAAATTCCTAA
- a CDS encoding dicarboxylate/amino acid:cation symporter, with amino-acid sequence MKEVLKNYSGIIFLLLGITIGSIIGIVAPGFVEYIKPLGDIFLNLLFVSVVPLVFFAVSNSISSLEQQSKFGKIILVMSLTFLFFILTAAVFTICAVYLFPVSGVSGSSEIISEAANDDTWGNRIVSFFTVGEFTELFSRRNMLALLVFAFLTGFAARKTGEKGQPFRVFIASGYEVMKELLLLVMKLAPIGLGAYFAYQVATLGPQLFGFYAKPLGLYYVAGVIYFLVFFSIYAFMANGQKGVKSFWTNAIYPTLTAISTCSSFATMPANLQAASKIGIPNSIANLVIPIGTTLHKNGSSMSSIIKIYVAFLIIGKDFFDPANLLLALGITVFVSIVAGGIPNGGYIGEMLMISVYKLPQEAIPAVMIIGTLVDPLATVLNAVGDIVAAMFVNRFVKV; translated from the coding sequence ATGAAAGAGGTACTGAAAAACTACTCCGGAATCATATTTTTACTTTTAGGAATCACTATTGGAAGCATCATTGGAATTGTTGCTCCCGGTTTTGTGGAATATATAAAACCTCTGGGGGATATTTTTCTTAATCTTCTTTTTGTGAGTGTAGTTCCTTTGGTATTTTTTGCTGTGTCCAATTCTATTTCTTCTTTGGAGCAACAGTCTAAATTTGGAAAGATCATTCTGGTGATGTCTCTTACTTTTTTATTCTTTATTCTCACGGCAGCAGTTTTTACGATCTGTGCAGTTTATCTTTTCCCGGTTTCAGGAGTATCAGGGAGTTCTGAAATTATTTCTGAAGCAGCAAATGATGATACATGGGGCAATAGAATTGTAAGTTTCTTTACAGTGGGAGAATTCACTGAGCTATTCTCAAGAAGGAATATGCTTGCTCTTTTGGTATTTGCATTTCTGACAGGATTTGCGGCCAGAAAAACAGGTGAAAAAGGGCAGCCATTCAGGGTTTTTATTGCTTCAGGATATGAAGTAATGAAAGAACTACTTTTATTGGTCATGAAACTGGCTCCTATTGGTTTGGGTGCTTACTTTGCCTATCAGGTGGCTACTTTAGGTCCCCAGCTTTTTGGATTTTATGCTAAACCTTTAGGATTGTATTATGTTGCAGGAGTTATTTACTTTCTGGTCTTCTTTTCTATTTATGCTTTTATGGCAAACGGACAGAAAGGAGTCAAAAGTTTCTGGACCAACGCAATCTACCCTACTCTTACAGCCATAAGCACCTGCAGCAGTTTTGCCACCATGCCTGCCAATTTACAGGCAGCATCCAAGATCGGAATTCCCAACTCTATTGCCAATCTGGTGATTCCTATCGGGACTACCCTGCATAAAAACGGATCTTCAATGTCTTCAATCATTAAGATCTATGTGGCATTTTTAATCATTGGAAAGGATTTTTTTGATCCTGCCAACCTGCTTTTGGCTTTGGGAATCACTGTATTTGTCAGCATTGTGGCTGGTGGTATTCCTAATGGCGGATATATTGGTGAAATGCTGATGATTTCTGTTTACAAACTGCCTCAGGAAGCTATTCCCGCGGTAATGATTATCGGGACTTTGGTAGATCCTTTAGCTACAGTCCTGAATGCTGTAGGAGATATAGTGGCAGCCATGTTTGTCAACCGGTTTGTGAAAGTCTGA
- a CDS encoding DUF779 domain-containing protein translates to MEAKISRLSATEQAFEVIRKLEEQYGPLMFYQAGGCCEGTQPQCFEKGGFFPRMNDAMIGTINGYEFWIDRDLFEYWKYSHFTLDVTDGFGPGGFSLETPLGKTFKVHYRLFTPDEYENLEPVKRSE, encoded by the coding sequence ATGGAAGCAAAAATATCCAGACTTTCTGCAACAGAACAGGCATTTGAAGTGATCCGGAAACTGGAAGAACAATACGGTCCACTCATGTTTTACCAGGCAGGAGGATGCTGCGAAGGCACACAGCCGCAATGTTTTGAAAAAGGAGGATTTTTCCCCCGGATGAATGATGCCATGATCGGAACGATCAATGGATATGAGTTCTGGATAGACCGTGACCTTTTTGAATACTGGAAATATTCACATTTTACATTAGATGTTACAGATGGATTCGGACCTGGTGGTTTCTCTCTGGAAACTCCTTTGGGAAAAACCTTTAAAGTTCATTACAGACTTTTCACTCCCGATGAATATGAAAACCTGGAACCCGTAAAACGCAGTGAATAG
- the adhP gene encoding alcohol dehydrogenase AdhP, whose translation MIPKTMKAAVVQGYGQPLKIEEVPVRAPGRYEVLVKVIACGVCHTDLHAVDGDWPAKPKMPLIPGHEGVGIVVACGPEAFVKEGDAVGVPWLYSACGCCDYCITGWETLCEAQKNGGYSVDGGFAEYVIADSRYVGHLKSDVNFLEIAPILCAGVTVYKGLKETETKPGEWVAISGIGGLGHVAVQYAKAMGMHVAAIDVADDKLELAKKLGADLVVNAKNTDPGEYLHKEVGGMHGALITAVSPIAFKQGIDVLRRKGTIALNGLPPGSFELPIFETVLKRITVRGSIVGTRKDMQEALDFANEGLVKATVTAAKLEDINDVFDKMKKGQIDGRIVLDIAGSN comes from the coding sequence ATGATCCCAAAAACAATGAAAGCGGCGGTAGTTCAAGGCTACGGTCAACCCTTGAAAATTGAAGAAGTACCCGTAAGAGCACCCGGAAGATATGAAGTCCTAGTCAAAGTAATAGCCTGCGGGGTTTGTCATACAGACTTACATGCTGTAGATGGTGACTGGCCTGCAAAACCCAAGATGCCTCTTATTCCCGGACATGAAGGAGTAGGTATTGTAGTAGCCTGCGGACCCGAAGCTTTTGTAAAAGAAGGAGATGCGGTAGGAGTTCCCTGGCTGTACAGTGCTTGTGGATGTTGTGATTACTGTATCACAGGATGGGAAACCCTTTGTGAAGCTCAGAAAAACGGAGGTTATAGTGTAGATGGTGGTTTTGCAGAATACGTTATTGCAGACTCAAGATATGTAGGACATTTGAAGTCTGACGTTAACTTTCTGGAGATTGCTCCTATTTTATGCGCCGGAGTAACGGTTTATAAAGGATTGAAGGAAACAGAGACAAAACCTGGAGAATGGGTAGCCATTTCGGGAATTGGTGGATTGGGACATGTAGCCGTTCAATATGCAAAAGCAATGGGAATGCATGTTGCAGCCATTGATGTGGCAGATGATAAGCTTGAACTGGCAAAGAAATTAGGAGCAGATCTTGTAGTTAATGCAAAGAACACAGATCCCGGAGAATATTTACATAAAGAAGTCGGTGGGATGCACGGTGCATTGATTACAGCTGTTTCACCTATTGCTTTTAAACAGGGAATAGATGTTTTGAGAAGAAAAGGAACTATTGCTCTGAACGGTCTTCCTCCCGGCTCTTTTGAACTTCCGATTTTTGAAACGGTTTTAAAAAGGATCACCGTGAGAGGTTCTATCGTAGGAACCCGTAAAGACATGCAGGAAGCGTTGGATTTTGCCAATGAAGGATTGGTAAAAGCAACCGTTACTGCCGCAAAACTTGAAGATATCAATGATGTATTCGATAAAATGAAAAAAGGACAGATTGACGGCAGAATCGTTTTGGATATTGCCGGCTCAAATTAA